The following proteins are co-located in the Prionailurus viverrinus isolate Anna chromosome A1, UM_Priviv_1.0, whole genome shotgun sequence genome:
- the PCBD2 gene encoding pterin-4-alpha-carbinolamine dehydratase 2 isoform X3, translated as MSRVALQAEKMNHHPEWFNVYNKVQITLTSHDYGGLTKRDVKLAKFIEKAAASV; from the exons ATGTCCCGAGTTGCCCTGCAAGCCGAGAAGATGAATCACCACCCGGAATGGTTCAATGTGTATAACAAG GTGCAGATAACCCTAACCTCGCATGACTATGGTGGACTGACCAAGAGAGATGTGAAACTGGCCAAGTTTATTGAAAAAGCAGCTGCTTCTGTGTGA